Within Bactrocera oleae isolate idBacOlea1 chromosome 6, idBacOlea1, whole genome shotgun sequence, the genomic segment ACAGCTACTATGCTGAAAAGACAAATGCCGCTTTATCAGCTAATGCCGCAGTAAAACCGAGTGGCACATCTACAGTTGCGGCAGCAGCTTCTGGTCTACAAGTCACTGTAACTAATCAACGGCATCGTACACCCCCACGTACCAGTGCTAAAACACGATTTCCTGCCGCAACATCACCGCATACACCACCGCTTTATGTGGGCGGTAGTGTTGAACGTGGACATAACGCACGCAGCACACGTTATGCGCTTAGTCCATCAAAGGAAGAACTACTAACTACGCACCATCATCATCAACATCGCTCATTAAGCAATGCCAGCGGTGGTGGTACTACTAGTCATCATTACAGTGGTAGAAGTAGCAGCGGTGTtgatatgcataaatataaaaatctttcgCCTGGTAAGGGCCGATTGTTTTATTTGCGCGATacagttatttaaatttatttctcgcTATTTTAGATCGCTACCATCATCACCAGCCTGCTACACCGCCTCATAAGCGCAGAAAAGCAATTGATACACGAACGCCTGCGTACGAGTCTCATCATACACGTACCCACCATAGCTCTAGCGCCCACAGTTTGCGTAAAacacatgattttgatcgtttcgGTAATAATAACAGAGACAAATATGGCAGACGCTACTCCAGGTAATACGCataatttaatgttttgaaGATCTTTTATAACTATGTATTTCGTTTATCAGAAGCCCTAGTTTGTTAAATGTTCGAAGTAGACAATCACCAGCATATGCGGCCACCTCTTCCTCATCATATCGTAGTAGTGGTGTTTCGAGTAGTAGTCATCGTCATGGTGGCAGCAAATACCTACAAGCAACATCACCTTCCCCTGTACGATCAAAGTCGTCTAAACGCGGCGCTGGCGCTGATCGTTATTCACGTTCGCGTTCACCGCGTTCTGTAACTAGGCATTATGACTCACCACCCTCGCCCATCTCTGCAGCGTTAGTTAGTGGCCGCTCGTCACATCGACGTTACCGTTCATCTTCACGGAATCGTCGTCGTGATGGCAAGCGTTCATACACGCGTTCACGCAGTCGAACACGTTCACGTTCACGTACACGATCGCGTTCACCTTCATCGTCACCCATTTCACGCGACCTGAAGCTCAAACGCATCGAATACAGTAAAAAGATCAGTGACACAAGTCTATTTGCTGAGCTGGTGAAAGACAAGCACAAGCGACAAAAGGCGATAGACGTGagtgtattatatttatacataaatatatttcaaacatatatttttttttatcatttgatAGGCACTACTAGAACGTCAAGAGGAGAACAGTAATAGTAATAGTGCGCTCATTATCAATGAAAATAGCTCGTCAGTGGATAGCGGTACTCCCAAGGTAGTCGTACATTCAGACCTCACACCGTCCATCACTGATAGCGCTACTGCGAAATCCGCAACATTAGCACCCAATCCGGCAACAACGCCAAATGGTGTGAGTGGTGGCAGCAAAACAGCTGTCGAAATAACTAACATTCCCATGCCGAAGGTGATAGATGAAAAGCTTACCACCGAACAAATGACAAATGAGCCCGCCACCAAAGCCACTGCAACAAATGCGACAATTGATGAGACCGATCGTCAGTCCATAGTACCGCCGCCAATTAAGACTAAACCTAAAAGTCTTACTGCTTTACCAATGCCACCAGGCATAAGTGCCGCTGATTTAGCCAATGCGACTACACCCTCACCACCCTCCGAGTATAATAGCAAAAGTACTTCGTCTGCTCCGAAAGTGAGTAACAACAACGCCTCGTCTACCGCCACGCCAGCTGCAAACACTAATGCCAACAAAAGCTTGCTCAATTTGCCGATGCCACCAATGGTGCCCGGCGGTGAGGAGCTCAGTGGCGATGAGGACGATGTTATTAATAGTCCAGAAGATTTTGACACCGcaaacagcagcagcaatgcGTCGAAAGCGGGTGCGGATGGCGCATCAAACGATGCCGCAACGGGAAATGGTAAACTTTCCAACAGTAAAGGGAACACAAATGCTGCCACTGCAAAACGCAAACGGCCGGTAATATTGAATCGTCGCGATTCACGTAATCAAGTGCGTGATTGGGGCGAACGTTGTGTCGATGTTTTCGAGATGATAGCACAGATCGGCGAGGGTACATATGGACAAGTAATGAATTAAACTATTATGCGtttaatcattttttaattactttaatgaTTTCATTCTTATTTGCCAATTAGGTGTATAAAGCACGTGACCATCACACTAACGAAATGGTTGCGCTGAAGAAAGTGCGTTTGGAGCATGAGAAGGAAGGCTTTCCCATTACAGCTGTgcgtgaaattaaaattttacgacAACTGAATCATCGCAATATTGTCAATCTTCATGAAATAGTCACAGACAAACAAGATGCTTTGGAATTTCGAAAAGATAAAGGctcattttatttagtattcGAGTATATGGATCATGATTTGATGGGTTTATTGGAATCTGGCATGGTCGACTTCAATGAAGAGAATAATGCCAGTATTATGAAGCAACTTTTGGATGGGCTCAATTACTGCCATAAAAAGAATTTCCTTCATCGTGATATTAAATGTTCAAATATCTTAATGAACAACAAGTAAGTAACGTAACGGACTTACCTATGTTGAACggattgttttgtttttgttgtaattacacaaattgttgctgctgtacaatcaaaattttacattaataacaatatttcatttataataaaacaaaatctattaataattttgcagAGGTCAAGTAAAACTTGCCGATTTCGGTTTGGCTCGCTTATACAACGCGGAAGATCGCGAACGTCCATACACTAACAAAGTTATAACACTGTGGTATCGTCCGCCGGAACTACTACTCGGCGAAGAACGTTATGGACCAGCGATTGATGTTTGGTCATGTGGTTGTATATTGGGGGAGTTATTCGTTAAACGACCACTCTTCCAAGCGAATGCCGAAATGCCGCAATTGGACACGATTTCCAAAGTGTGTGGCACGCCGGTGCCGGCGGTATGGCCAAATGTAATCAAACTACCACTCTTCCATACATTTAAGCCGAAACGTCAGCATAGGCGACGCCTACGCGAAGATTTTGAATTCATGCCAATGCCCGCTTTGGATTTACTCGATCGCATGCTGGAATTAGATCCAGATCGTCGCATCACCGCAGAGGAGGCGCTCAAATCACCATGGCTCGTAAACATCAATCCCGATGAGTAAGTTTTTTTTGATTACGGAGTATGAAATGTGTTACACCCACAATGGAACGTCAGAGACCcaataaagtatatgtataaatgatcagcgtgacgagttgagtcgatttagccatgtccgtttatctgtccatctgtctgtatatacgcgagtactagtccctcagtttatgagatattgaACTGAAATCTTGCACAGCGCCGCTATCGGACTAccgtatatatgcatatatatatttaattacatatatatctcTGTTCCcacaacagtcgggtctaagtgACTGGAACGGACCcgaatttttatccggccaaggactgtcaactcggcactattcctcgaaattactttAGTTACTTTAGGAATTTTcagtcgctacaacaacaacaatgactacCATATATctgaaatacaaactgaacaatcaaaagaaaatttttgtattgaaaattttttaatatgtcaaGATATGTTCACGAAtcatttcaaatgaattattgTCTAAGTCCACGCTATAATAtccgaataaatttttcagattgcaccactatagcatatagcatccATACAGACCGActaatcaaaattaagttcttgtaagaaaaaaaaaaattttgcgtattttatcttcggtgcaaccgaagttaacttttctttttgtttaagtcttgaaattatacattttgttaatatctcataattttactttccgtAGAATGGCTATACCCAGGTTGCCTACTTGGCAAGATTGC encodes:
- the Cdk12 gene encoding cyclin-dependent kinase 12 isoform X1, which gives rise to MEKERGGCSSTRYASASERSNVVGGNSHSLMASEYDGLIKKHKKSKKKSSKHSRSRENSPTRQLRHSRSSSNQSLQSRPSPDGDDTLANNQSSTKTNALNAIVEYSDVSSEDFSDPEAGEINSEPNETTKQQSVNITVLNVSKDLRPSTQLPPPNAPKVDQQLQNMSSDDDTFRRKRKESLDNLSNLSPNRVRRIILGSPVRGGKSNSTATTTGLLKSKGDKMSSSGASPNDASTVMLSHHRTHSDSSTKKQKKNSINSSSSSKLLDEEVSDWDAALASSDSMDTDEFEAELKRQKRKKAKKDKKHKRSKKSKKRKKKRARSYSSIESISDNDLDEVIAAESIRHYTPSPKAHRFHEKTVGNSAIKSPDRNIAGSGVGSSYTPMKEVSPMSIDTPPLRPSSSNSYYAEKTNAALSANAAVKPSGTSTVAAAASGLQVTVTNQRHRTPPRTSAKTRFPAATSPHTPPLYVGGSVERGHNARSTRYALSPSKEELLTTHHHHQHRSLSNASGGGTTSHHYSGRSSSGVDMHKYKNLSPDRYHHHQPATPPHKRRKAIDTRTPAYESHHTRTHHSSSAHSLRKTHDFDRFGNNNRDKYGRRYSRSPSLLNVRSRQSPAYAATSSSSYRSSGVSSSSHRHGGSKYLQATSPSPVRSKSSKRGAGADRYSRSRSPRSVTRHYDSPPSPISAALVSGRSSHRRYRSSSRNRRRDGKRSYTRSRSRTRSRSRTRSRSPSSSPISRDLKLKRIEYSKKISDTSLFAELVKDKHKRQKAIDALLERQEENSNSNSALIINENSSSVDSGTPKVVVHSDLTPSITDSATAKSATLAPNPATTPNGVSGGSKTAVEITNIPMPKVIDEKLTTEQMTNEPATKATATNATIDETDRQSIVPPPIKTKPKSLTALPMPPGISAADLANATTPSPPSEYNSKSTSSAPKVSNNNASSTATPAANTNANKSLLNLPMPPMVPGGEELSGDEDDVINSPEDFDTANSSSNASKAGADGASNDAATGNGKLSNSKGNTNAATAKRKRPVILNRRDSRNQVRDWGERCVDVFEMIAQIGEGTYGQVYKARDHHTNEMVALKKVRLEHEKEGFPITAVREIKILRQLNHRNIVNLHEIVTDKQDALEFRKDKGSFYLVFEYMDHDLMGLLESGMVDFNEENNASIMKQLLDGLNYCHKKNFLHRDIKCSNILMNNKGQVKLADFGLARLYNAEDRERPYTNKVITLWYRPPELLLGEERYGPAIDVWSCGCILGELFVKRPLFQANAEMPQLDTISKVCGTPVPAVWPNVIKLPLFHTFKPKRQHRRRLREDFEFMPMPALDLLDRMLELDPDRRITAEEALKSPWLVNINPDEMAIPRLPTWQDCHELWSKKLRRQKREQGDAGTL
- the Cdk12 gene encoding cyclin-dependent kinase 12 isoform X2, whose amino-acid sequence is MEKERGGCSSTRYASASERSNVVGGNSHSLMASEYDGLIKKHKKSKKKSSKHSRSRENSPTRQLRHSRSSSNQSLQSRPSPDGDDTLANNQSSTKTNALNAIVEYSDVSSEDFSDPEAGEINSEPNETTKQQSVNITVLNVSKDLRPSTQLPPPNAPKVDQQLQNMSSDDDTFRKRKESLDNLSNLSPNRVRRIILGSPVRGGKSNSTATTTGLLKSKGDKMSSSGASPNDASTVMLSHHRTHSDSSTKKQKKNSINSSSSSKLLDEEVSDWDAALASSDSMDTDEFEAELKRQKRKKAKKDKKHKRSKKSKKRKKKRARSYSSIESISDNDLDEVIAAESIRHYTPSPKAHRFHEKTVGNSAIKSPDRNIAGSGVGSSYTPMKEVSPMSIDTPPLRPSSSNSYYAEKTNAALSANAAVKPSGTSTVAAAASGLQVTVTNQRHRTPPRTSAKTRFPAATSPHTPPLYVGGSVERGHNARSTRYALSPSKEELLTTHHHHQHRSLSNASGGGTTSHHYSGRSSSGVDMHKYKNLSPDRYHHHQPATPPHKRRKAIDTRTPAYESHHTRTHHSSSAHSLRKTHDFDRFGNNNRDKYGRRYSRSPSLLNVRSRQSPAYAATSSSSYRSSGVSSSSHRHGGSKYLQATSPSPVRSKSSKRGAGADRYSRSRSPRSVTRHYDSPPSPISAALVSGRSSHRRYRSSSRNRRRDGKRSYTRSRSRTRSRSRTRSRSPSSSPISRDLKLKRIEYSKKISDTSLFAELVKDKHKRQKAIDALLERQEENSNSNSALIINENSSSVDSGTPKVVVHSDLTPSITDSATAKSATLAPNPATTPNGVSGGSKTAVEITNIPMPKVIDEKLTTEQMTNEPATKATATNATIDETDRQSIVPPPIKTKPKSLTALPMPPGISAADLANATTPSPPSEYNSKSTSSAPKVSNNNASSTATPAANTNANKSLLNLPMPPMVPGGEELSGDEDDVINSPEDFDTANSSSNASKAGADGASNDAATGNGKLSNSKGNTNAATAKRKRPVILNRRDSRNQVRDWGERCVDVFEMIAQIGEGTYGQVYKARDHHTNEMVALKKVRLEHEKEGFPITAVREIKILRQLNHRNIVNLHEIVTDKQDALEFRKDKGSFYLVFEYMDHDLMGLLESGMVDFNEENNASIMKQLLDGLNYCHKKNFLHRDIKCSNILMNNKGQVKLADFGLARLYNAEDRERPYTNKVITLWYRPPELLLGEERYGPAIDVWSCGCILGELFVKRPLFQANAEMPQLDTISKVCGTPVPAVWPNVIKLPLFHTFKPKRQHRRRLREDFEFMPMPALDLLDRMLELDPDRRITAEEALKSPWLVNINPDEMAIPRLPTWQDCHELWSKKLRRQKREQGDAGTL